One Mus pahari chromosome 10, PAHARI_EIJ_v1.1, whole genome shotgun sequence genomic window, TTAGTACCTCAGTGACTGAGGCTCAGATAGCCGCAGGAGCTAGTTTCCCCTTGGACAGGGCATGGTGGCTggcacctataatctcagtatgcccatgggaagcagaggcaggagagtttgagttcaagaccaatttaaactacatagagagacccaggctcaaacaaacaacaaacaaaaatgaaatcagagAAGACATCAACTACAAAGGGAACATTAGGACCAAATATCATGAGCTGTATAAAACTGAGTTAATGATTACCACTCATTTGAAATTTCAGGATGACCTTATGTTAACATTCGTTTTgacctagctttttttttttttttttttttNTTTNttttttcgagacagggtttctctggatagtcctggctctcctggaactcactctgtaaaccaggctggccttgaactcagaaatctgcctgcctctgcctcctgagtgctgggactaaaggtgtgcgccaccacacccggctcatgaCCTAGCTCTTGAAAGAGGAAAAACAGTATCATTTGAATCcatacatttcttcttttatttgtagTAATATTTGGAATCTCTGCCCTGTTCAGAAATGTCTGGTCATCTTTTTCAACTTCTCTAGAATTCCTGTTGTCAGTCAAGTTTATGAAGCAggatgtgggggctggggagatggctcagtggttgagagcactgtctactcttccagaggtcctgagttcaattcccagcaaccacatggtggctcacagctatctatcctgggatctgatgccctcttctggcatgtaggtgtacatacagatagagcactcatttccataaaataaatctttaaaaaaaaaaaaggaccaggACTCTAGGTGTGATGATGTGTATAAtacagggagaggcaggaggattgccacaagttcatGCTCAAGCTGctctaaatagtgagttctagaccaatcAAGTGGCCACTACGACTCTCTACATTATTTTCCACTTCTCAAAAATCATGTCAGCCCACAGGACTGGACAAGGTTAGGTTTTACTTCCAGTTGATGACTTTTGGTAGTCAGAATGAAAgtagagagggcagaggggaaggacagggccaCACAGGTAGGCCTTGCCTCAGACTCTGCAGAGCTCTCTCAGGGTCCTTTTACACTGGCGGAAACAGGGCTAGGCTTTGTCAGGCAGTTGATTTAATAATAGGTTGTTGGCCTTGCTAGCTGGGAGGCACTCAAGACTGCTGAGTTGTGTGCTCTCTGCTCGGCACAGGGAAAAAACGGCAACTCAGCAGATTCGGGAGTCCCAGAGATGACATTTCAGGATCCAGGCCCATCCTCTCAACCATTGCCAGCAAAGACACAAAATTCCAAGCGAGCCAGGTGGAGCACTATCACCCCGGGAGCAAAGTGATTCAGATTATACAACAAATATCCACATAACCTCTTCTGATGATCCAGGCATATGAATCCCTAGTGCCTGGTCTTTAAACAAGTTCTCACCCCTCCTAGGTGGCTGGTGGATGAGATAGTGatctctgagaagaaagaaacaaaagattttaGGGCTTAAGCCAGCTTGGAAAAGAAGCTTGATTAGAATTAGcctccaaataaaaataatagtaataataataataataataataataaatagggctggtgagatggctcactgggtaagagcatccgactgctcttccaaaggtgcagagtttggatcccagcaaccacatggtggctcacaaccatccttaacaggatctgactccctcttctggagtgtctgaagacagctacagtgtacttacatataataaataaataaatctttaaaaaaaaaaaaaaagaaagaaagaaaataaataaaaataagaaatatacagACTGTCCCTCACACCTCCAGGGAGTCTCAGCCTACTTCAGCTATCAACAGGATAGCTGAATGCTCCCTCCTCTGGGGATTTCAAgagctcctcctccccacctgctCCTGTGTATCCAAACCTCCCTGTTTGGAAGACCCTTCCCCTCCAACTATGGAAATGTTGTaagctaatctctctctctctctctctctctctctctctctctctctctctctctctctctctcttttcctcactCATCATGCTTGACGATGCCTGGTACACAGGTCTCTTTGTGTCCTATGCCTCAGGGGACaccagaggaaaggaaaacatttgccTCCCTGATGTTGGCTTGCATGtgttacacacacagagaaaaacaaaacttactaTACTATCCAGTAAAGTGTATTTGTGACATAGATGGGGCTTTTAGTGTTACTAAGAGCCATCTCCAAGTTGAATGGACATTTCTTACCTGATTTTGAGAAAAAGGAACGACTATCTTTGACCTAAGAAGTGTCAACTTCATCCTGATTCTAGGAGTATGATGTATTCAAAAGGGAACGGACAAAACGCCATGTTATTGTCAACTCCCTAACTCTCTGTGGTGGTTTCCTCTCTGAGGAAAACATTTGCCACCTAAGGGATCAATATTTCAGTGAACTGCTGTGCTACTAGCGAGTACAGGTGTCAAAAAGCAAGTGACTGGGAGGAAGAAACTTGACTGGGAGGAGAGCCACGAGCTCACTGGAGGTATGGGCAAGCCCTCCTGCAATGCTTcgatttctgtctctctgtttggaGAGCTTTGGCACAGGGCTGTGATCCAACATCAAGTTCAAGTCCCTGCTTAAATCGAAGATCTGAACGCTCAAACAGTTCTCTCCTGGAGAAATGCAGCCGTTGATTGCCCAGCAACAACGGGATAGCGGAGGCAGAAGGTGGGTGGGTTGTGGGAAAAGTACCTGGATCATGAACAAGAAAAAGAGCGGGAGGGGCTTTTCGGGTGTCTGAGCTTCCCAGTTTTTAAAAGCCCTCCAGGTTGTGCCTGGGTTTCTGGAACCAGTGTTTACATCGGCACCAGTTTTCCTGCAAAGAGCGGGTGTGCTTCCACACTCTCATCCCTCCTGACCACGGCCTGCTCTCAGTAGCCATATTTCCAGCCCCAGGGCATCCCAGACTAAGCTCAGGCTGCTAGCCCTTTAAACCCGACCTGCGAGGGAGACGACGTGGAACCACAGAACAAGCGGTGTCAGCCACGTGGTACGAGGAAGCGTTCATGTTGGAACTGGGCAAAGCCTATTTCCACTCTGAGCTGCACAATATGATTGTTTCGAGAGTATCcacttttcttgtattttcttcagTTGAGTTTCCACAACGCTAATGGTACCGCTCTTTTAGAACTAAAGCTTTGTTTAATATAACTCCACCGGTCCGGTTCCGGTGCCCGTTTTAAAAATGGTGCTTCGGTCTTCAGCAGCGATCGTTCTTTCGCAATTAAGATCCGGGTGGAAACAATGGGTAGGTGCAACGGGGCAGAGCCGAGGTTGCTTCCTAAGAGCTTCTTGCTGGTCAGGAGGGAGGGTCAGGTCCTAGCTGGGTTTTGTTCCCGCTGGCTCCGGAGTCCTCTGCGTGTAGGGAGCCGCACTGCCGGCTGCCGAGGCCTCGGGATTGTTCCCGGCTTACCAGTTAGCTGAGTAGGCGGCGGAGCGGCGGCCACCGGAGGGTCACCATGTGGGCCTTCCCGGAGTTGCCCCTGCCGCTGCCCCTGCTGGTGAATTTGATCGGCTCGCTCTTGGGATTTGTGGCTACCGTCACCCTCATCCCTGCCTTCCGTAGCCACTTTATCGCCGCGCGCCTCTGTGGCCAGGACCTCAACAAGCTCAGCCAGCAGCAGATGTGAGTAACCGCACGCGAGTGTCCTGGGCTGGGCGGGGGAGGCAGGGTTGCACAGGACAGGGGCGAGGACTGAGGTGCTTGGCTTTGCACTGACCGGAGAGCTAACCTGGGCACCCAGAACTCTGGGAGGTCATTAGAGTTGTCTATCCTGGGAAGGACGGAATGCAACTGTTGGGTGTCAGGAGTTGTAGAGGGGTAGGTAAACACTCTGTGCACACTCTCCCTACTCCCCAACAAACAAAATCCTGGGAAGAAGGCCACTTTAGTTTACTGGAACCCCTACTATTGTGAGTGACCAcgcccctttcttcttcctcctccaccccttcCCTCTGGGCCGCAGCCCAGAGTCCCAGGGAGTGATCAGCGGTGCAGTTTTCCTTATCATCCTCTTCTGCTtcatccctttccccttcctgaaCTGCTTCGTGGAGGAGCAGTGTAAGGCATTCCCCCACCATGAAGTAAGTGCGCTAGTGGGGAAGTAATTCGCGGGCTGGCCGGGGCCGGGCACTTGAGTTGGGGTTATTTGGATTTGGGATAAGAATGCTTGTGGCTCCATAGAGACAGGAATTCTTGGACTGGTGATATAGCTCGGTGGTAGAGCGCTTTCCcagtatgtgagtatgtgcaaggccccgggttcaatccccaactccgaaaaaaaaaaaaaaaatggaaaagacagGAATTCTTGAAAGACAGAGTAGAAGTAGGTCATTACGTGCCCACGTCTCCCCCAGTTTGTGGCCCTGATAGGTGCCCTCCTTGCCATCTGCTGCATGATCTTCCTGGGGTTTGCCGATGACGTCCTCAATCTGCGATGGCGCCACAAGCTGCTGCTGCCCACAGCTGCCTCACTACCTCTCCTCATGGTCTATTTCACTAACTTTGGCAATACAACCATCGTGGTGCCCAAGCCCTTCCGCTGGATTCTGGGCCTGCATTTGGACTTGGGTGAGTAGCCCTACCACTACTGCCCCTGTGGCACCTACTTTCTGGTACCCTTGCCTCTGAGGTCCCAATAGAGGACCCCTCCTGGTGATCCATATCCTCATcagccatttcttttctctccttgtatctactctctctcttttccctccttctttccccacCTCTTATTTCCTTCCTGTTTCAAGGAATTGAACCTAAGGGCTTGATGCTTGCACTGAGACTTAGTATcaaagcttttcctttctctcttttgtatttaaaaagaaaaaaaaaagaagaaaacaaaacagggtcacagggctgatgagatggttcagtgggcaagagaactgactgctcttccgaaggtctggagttcaaatcccagcaaccacatggtggctcacaaccatccataatgagatctgataccctcttctggtgcatctgaagacagctatagtgtacttatttataataataaataaatctttgggccagagcaatcAGGGACTGAGGGACCAGGGTTGACCTGagtaagcagaggtcctaaattcaattcccaacaaccagatgaagctcacaactatctgtacagctacagtgtgtacataaaataacaaatacatatacataaataaataaatctttaaaatgcaaaatagagTCACACACTAAATTGCCTTTAACTTATTTAGCCCTGGCAGGCCTTAAACAGGTaatcctcctgtcccagccttCCAAGTAGTTAGAATTATAGACCTGTGCTACTAGGCCTTGGCTATTTGGATCCTTTCTGGTTTTCCATTCATCCTGTGCTCTGttctgtaaacaaacaaacaaacaaatccaaatcCTACTTCTCATTGTGTCCCCCAGGGATCCTGTACTACGTCTACATGGGGCTGCTTGCAGTGTTCTGTACCAATGCCATCAACATCCTGGCAGGCATTAATGGCCTAGAGGCTGGTCAGTCACTAGTCATCTCTGCTTCTATCATTGTCTTCAACCTGGTGGAACTAGAAGGTAGGTGAGATTGGgaataaggaggaggagaagtctGGGTGTCAAGAGAATTGCCTGGTGTAAATTTAGAGAGttccttgtgtgtttgtgtgtgtgtggggggggatgacAAGACAACGGTGATTTTAGAATGGGAGCTATTTACTTCGCACACAGCAATAAGGAATCaagcatgagaaagaaaaggcagtaaTGGCTGTCACTTATAGCTTGATGGTCATGAATAGCTAGACCAATGATTTTCTATTGGACATGAATAGCTTCAGAGAACCGCAGCAACAGATAGGATGGCTCCCTGGCCGTAGTGGGAAAAGACCCTTACCTTTCCAACCCTGTCAGAGAACAGACAGACCCAGAACACTTAGCAATATAAAAATGACCACAGTCCCTCAGCTAACGAGAGGGTACAGCTTTTTTCCAATAACAATttatttcttcctgctgccttttgttttgttatcttgagacagtcttgctatgtaaccttggctggcctcacGATCATCCTATGTCTCCTAAGGGCTGGAATtgcaggcctgcaccaccacacctgacttcctcctactcttaaaaaaaaaaaaaaaagttattcatgTACTCGGCCTTCTGTGCTCCCAGCTTGGAGCACATGTCCACTTTCTTTCATCCCTTCCCAAATTACCCAATACAAATTCTAAAATAAGCCCCTCATAGTATCCCTTGATTGAAAGGTTTTACGGTTCCCTCTGGTATATGATTTCCAAAGTCTTAGTTTCTATGTAAGCCCAAGCTTGAGTATTAGTTATTTTTGGTCGTGTTGGACATCAACAAGTACTTATTAAGTCTAAgcactttgttttgagacagggttgtaccacgttgccctggaactcacagagctccaagTTCTGAGAATAAAGGGATGGGATGtgtgcctccctctgtctcccagctAAAGCTAagcaccttttttattttttggtttttcgagacagggtttctctgtgtagccctggctatccttgaactcactctgtagaccaggctggtcttgaactcagaaatccgcctgcctctgcctcctgtgtactaggattaaaggtgtgcgtcaccaccgTCCAGCAGCTAAGCACTTTTAAAGCATTatcttatttaaattaaataactgGCAGTATCTTTTGACAGATAAATGGGAGCTTACCAAAATTCAGTGTGTCATATTCAAATTCACACAGCTAGGAAATAAAACTGGTATTCAATCAAATCCCAGCTGGAATTTTTAAACCACATTTAAGATAGTCACTAGGTTTTCGGTtgttttctctgtccctctctgtgtctctgtctctcttcctctccatacccctggctatcctgggactcactatgtagcccaggctggtcttgtacCAGGAGATATTCCTGTGTCTTCTGAATATTAGGAGTCACTAGCTTTTTGgttagtttttgtgttttgttttttaaaaaattttatgtagctgggcatggtggcgcacacctttaatcccagcactggggaggcagagggaggcagaggcaggcggatttctgagtttgaNagaggcaggcggatttctgagtttgaggccagcctggtctacagagtgagttccaggacagccaaggctacacagagaaaccctgtcttgaaaaaaacaacaaaaaaaaaaatttatgtatgaGGGATGTTTCATCTGCATGTGCATTTATTTGTACACTAGAAGAGGTCATCGGATTTGATGAGActacagttatagatggttgtgagctgagaATTGAataattgaatttaggacctctgaaagagcagctagtgctgttaaccactgagccatctttctagcctggtttttttttttttttttttttttttaggtcagtGAAAGCGATGAGTGTATTGGGAGTGATGTGAAAGGGGAAgttagagctgggcatggtggcaagcacctgtcatcccagcacatgggaggtgcCCACCAGActtggctacataggaagttAGAGACcagtgggggcagggtggggtagaGTTGGTCTTGAAAGTGACTTAGGTGGGGTGTTCCTAATGGCGGGGAACATAAATTAGATCCAGATGAGAGCAAGGCACACAGCGGGGTGCGGGTTCTGACTTCCTTCTGGTTGCTTTGCCCCAAAGGTGATTATCGAGAGGATCATGTCTTTTCCCTCTACTTCATGATACCATTTTTTTTCACCACCTTGGGATTGCTGTACCATAACTGGTATGTAGGCTTATggatgagagagaaaatgattGGTGTATGTGGCAGAGATGGTCTTGACATAACCCAGCTTCTAATGAAGAGACTAAAATTGTGCGTACTTTTGTTGGATATTCTCTGGCTCTTCTATTGCCACTCCTGTGTGAGCACAAGCATTTGACTGgtgtgactggtgtgtgtgtttgtgtttatgaacAGGGTATTAAATCTGAGGTCttaatgctaagcaagcactttagATTTTAGCTCTatcctcagctttttttttttttttttttttcagaataggGTTTTGCTAAATTGCCCAAGCTGGCATTGAACTTACAATGTTgtcaaggctggtcttgaattacaggcatgtgctgctattagatcccaccccctcaccccaccacCCGCACACCTTcgtgctggggatcaaattcatgACGTTGTACATGATAGGTGACTGCTTGCTCAGTGAGCTACACAGCAGCCTGGTGCTGGTGTGGAATCGCTGCCTACCCTGCAGGAGTTGGGAACAAATACTGTGCAGCCCCTAGGAATAGATGAGTTGGGGGCCTTGGGGCCTACAGAGTTTCTGGAACAGCCTTTCTTTTAGAACTCAGGGTTAAGACTGGCCTGCTGCTGAGAGTGAGTGATTGAAAGAAAGAGTCAGTAACAACTCTTGCCATTGGCTGAAATCCTCTCTCCCATACAGGTACCCATCTCAAGTGTTTGTGGGAGATACCTTCTGTTACTTTGCGGGCATGACTTTTGCCGTGGTGGGAATCTTGGGACACTTCAGCAAGACCATGCTGCTCTTCTTTATGCCACAAGTATTCAATTTCCTCTACTCACTGCCTCAGCTCTTTCATATCATCCCCTGCCCTCGACACCGAATGCCCAGGTAGCCACTCTGGGGCTTTCAAGGGTCATAATAGTTTTTGACTTGGGATAGCTAAAGCCAACCTATGCATTTCCTATGTAAGAAGTGAGGGGAAAGATGAGCTGACTGTATGTGGGTAGCTCACTGTAATTTACAAAGCTCGTTTACTTACACAGTGTGTAATGCTTACAACAGTCCTGACCACCTGGGCGTAAGCATCGGAGCCAGAAACCAACTCCAGTACCTAAGTACTCAGTATGCCAGAAACCAACTCCAGTACCTAAGTACTCAGTACTCTTCTTAGTAACCAGGGTGCAGAGTTCTCTGATTCAGTCAAATGAAATCATCTTCCCATTGCAGACTCAACGCAAAGACAGGCAAACTGGAGATGAGCTattccaagttcaagaccaagagcctctctttcCTGGGCACCTTTATTTTAAAGGTAACAAGGTAACAGGAGGTAAGGCCTGAGGCCGCCATCCTTAACTTGGGAAAAGAGAAACCTAGGCCTTTTCAGGCCCAGGGGGAGTTTGGGAACATCAAGAAGATCCCTATTCCTGAAGTAGATCTGCATAACTGAAGTCATCTTCACTTCTGGTCCCTGCAGGTAGCAGAGAACCTCCGGTTAGTGACAGTTCACCGAGGTGAGAGTGAGGACGGTGCCTTCACTGAGTGTAACAACATGACCCTCATCAACTTGCTACTTAAAGTCCTTGGGCCCACACATGAGAGAAACCTcaccctgctcctgctgctcctgcaggtACAGCTCAGGGTGGGGCTTAGCAATGCCATGGGGTTCATATCTCTGGTTGGCCTTGCTTCTAATTCCAGTTCACTTCTCCCAGGTCCTGAGCAGCGCCGCCACCTTCTCCATCCGTTATCAACTCGTCCGACTCTTCTATGATGTCTGAGCTCCCTGACAACTACCCGTTACCTCACAGTCTCCATTGGACCTCAGCCAGGGCCAGCCTCTGTCTGGTCCGAGACGGCCTTCTGGTCCAGGCCTCGCTGACACTTTTGTTCTCAGCTTCTGCCATCTGTGACTACTGACATCCTGGATGGACACCTTGGTGGACTTGAAGTCCGCTAGTTGGACTTTGCCTATGGCTGTCTTCAGCTTGCTACGCCCGCCCTCCCTTTCTGTCCCATCTGCAGACTCACCAGGTGGGCATGAAGCCTCTATTATGCAAATATTCGTAGCTCAACTTTCCGAGTGCTAATTCTAAAGGAATTCACTGGACTTTGAGTGAGAACCTGGGCTAGGGCTAGAGTTTGGACAATATACTCCAAGGTGACCTCACATTTGACTATCAAATTAAGTGTTCTGATTAGGAAGCACAGAGGCAGGGCCTTGTGCTCAGAATGGTGACAATAAAGGACTGCCTTTTACTTACTCAAGTGTAGCcactcctccctctgtcctttttAACCTTTGAGATGcttgaggctgggtgtggtggcacacgcctttaatcccagcatttgggattaAAGCACTTGGGATTTTAATCTGccacttggcagaggcaggtggatttctgagttcgagactagcctggtctacagagtgagatccaggacagccagggctacacagagaaaccctgtctcggaaagaaaaaaaaagatgcttgaGGATTGAACCCTAGGGCTTCCTTATACTtaactgctctaccactgaactatatgcCAAGcttggtatatttattttttatataggcATTCTAGGATAGATTGGAAGGGTTAGAGTCGGTACTTTTTCCAATAGGACACCTACCTCTGCTCCATCAGACCCTTTCTTGCAAAAAAAGGCCTGTCACAAACTAAGACCAGACAGAACATGTTGCATAAGTATCGCAGCACAAATTTGTGATAGCATAAAGGATAACAGTGCTCCATTTTCTGGCATAGGATTAAACTCCcaggtttcatttcttttcttttaaaccctccctttaattctagcactaggaaggcagaagcaggccaatctctgagttccaggacagttagggctactcagagaaaacctgtctcaaacaaacaaaagccagatggtggtggtgcacccctttagtccctgcccttgggaggcagaggcaggcagatctctgaattcaaggccagcctggtctacagagtgagatccaggacagccagggctatacggaaaaaccctgtcttgaaaaacctaaaaaataataatgaacaaataaataagcccTCCGTTTGCCAGATTAGAGGAGGGAGTGGGAAGTGCTCTAACCTAGAAGGAGAGTTTGCTTATAGTGTAGCTCCTTTTCCTTTAAAACCATAGGCCAGCTCAAATTTCCCAGGAACTGTAGAGGTAGCTCCAAGCTCCACCCTTCTAGTCTTCGGGTTTTGTTGTCGCGCCGTAGCGTTTAAATTTCGCGCGCTCTACATGGATTGGCCATTTTCCACGGGTGAGCAGCCGCCAGCTTGCGGCCTCTCCGCCTTGTCTTCTTCCCCGGGTAAAAGGTTTTCAAATTGGACCAATCACTGGACGCGTTCTCTCTGCTAAGGCGCGTCACCGAAGGGTTAATTGCAACCAACCAGAGGTGGGTATTAAAAAAGGAACCAATCAGGCGAACGCGGGGGCGTGTCCAGGGAGTTTATAAGGGCCGGCTTGCCCGCGCGAGGCGACAGTTGACTGCGGCGGTTGGTAGCTCGTGTTCCCTCGGCGTCGTTCGCAGCCCTTCTACCTCGTACACGATGTCCGGACGCGGCAAGACCGGCGGCAAGGCCCGCGCCAAGGCCAAGTCGCGCTCTTCACGCGCCGGCCTTCAGTTCCCGGTAGGCCGCGTGCACCGGCTGCTGCGGAAAGGCCACTACGCCGAGCGCGTGGGCGCAGGCGCACCGGTGTACCTGGCGGCCGTGCTCGAGTACCTCACTGCCGAGATCCTGGAGCTGGCGGGCAACGCGGCCCGCGACAACAAGAAGACGCGCATCATCCCGCGCCACCTGCAGCTGGCCATCCGCAACGACGAGGAGCTCAACAAGCTGCTGGGCGGCGTGACGATCGCGCAGGGCGGCGTCCTGCCCAACATCCAGGCCgtgctgctgcccaagaagaGCAGCGCCACCGTGGG contains:
- the Dpagt1 gene encoding UDP-N-acetylglucosamine--dolichyl-phosphate N-acetylglucosaminephosphotransferase isoform X2; amino-acid sequence: MWAFPELPLPLPLLVNLIGSLLGFVATVTLIPAFRSHFIAARLCGQDLNKLSQQQIPESQGVISGAVFLIILFCFIPFPFLNCFVEEQCKAFPHHEFVALIGALLAICCMIFLGFADDVLNLRWRHKLLLPTAASLPLLMVYFTNFGNTTIVVPKPFRWILGLHLDLGILYYVYMGLLAVFCTNAINILAGINGLEAGQSLVISASIIVFNLVELEGDYREDHVFSLYFMIPFFFTTLGLLYHNWYPSQVFVGDTFCYFAGMTFAVVGILGHFSKTMLLFFMPQTQRKDRQTGDELFQVQDQEPLFPGHLYFKGNKVAENLRLVTVHRGESEDGAFTECNNMTLINLLLKVLGPTHERNLTLLLLLLQVLSSAATFSIRYQLVRLFYDV
- the Dpagt1 gene encoding UDP-N-acetylglucosamine--dolichyl-phosphate N-acetylglucosaminephosphotransferase isoform X3, yielding MWAFPELPLPLPLLVNLIGSLLGFVATVTLIPAFRSHFIAARLCGQDLNKLSQQQIPESQGVISGAVFLIILFCFIPFPFLNCFVEEQCKAFPHHEFVALIGALLAICCMIFLGFADDVLNLRWRHKLLLPTAASLPLLMVYFTNFGNTTIVVPKPFRWILGLHLDLGILYYVYMGLLAVFCTNAINILAGINGLEAGQSLVISASIIVFNLVELEGDYREDHVFSLYFMIPFFFTTLGLLYHNWYPSQVFVGDTFCYFAGMTFAVVGILGHFSKTMLLFFMPQVFNFLYSLPQLFHIIPCPRHRMPRLNAKTGKLEMSYSKFKTKSLSFLGTFILKVTR
- the Dpagt1 gene encoding UDP-N-acetylglucosamine--dolichyl-phosphate N-acetylglucosaminephosphotransferase isoform X1, encoding MWAFPELPLPLPLLVNLIGSLLGFVATVTLIPAFRSHFIAARLCGQDLNKLSQQQIPESQGVISGAVFLIILFCFIPFPFLNCFVEEQCKAFPHHEFVALIGALLAICCMIFLGFADDVLNLRWRHKLLLPTAASLPLLMVYFTNFGNTTIVVPKPFRWILGLHLDLGILYYVYMGLLAVFCTNAINILAGINGLEAGQSLVISASIIVFNLVELEGDYREDHVFSLYFMIPFFFTTLGLLYHNWYPSQVFVGDTFCYFAGMTFAVVGILGHFSKTMLLFFMPQVFNFLYSLPQLFHIIPCPRHRMPRLNAKTGKLEMSYSKFKTKSLSFLGTFILKVAENLRLVTVHRGESEDGAFTECNNMTLINLLLKVLGPTHERNLTLLLLLLQVLSSAATFSIRYQLVRLFYDV
- the Dpagt1 gene encoding UDP-N-acetylglucosamine--dolichyl-phosphate N-acetylglucosaminephosphotransferase isoform X4, whose amino-acid sequence is MIFLGFADDVLNLRWRHKLLLPTAASLPLLMVYFTNFGNTTIVVPKPFRWILGLHLDLGILYYVYMGLLAVFCTNAINILAGINGLEAGQSLVISASIIVFNLVELEGDYREDHVFSLYFMIPFFFTTLGLLYHNWYPSQVFVGDTFCYFAGMTFAVVGILGHFSKTMLLFFMPQVFNFLYSLPQLFHIIPCPRHRMPRLNAKTGKLEMSYSKFKTKSLSFLGTFILKVAENLRLVTVHRGESEDGAFTECNNMTLINLLLKVLGPTHERNLTLLLLLLQVLSSAATFSIRYQLVRLFYDV
- the LOC110327955 gene encoding histone H2AX, producing MSGRGKTGGKARAKAKSRSSRAGLQFPVGRVHRLLRKGHYAERVGAGAPVYLAAVLEYLTAEILELAGNAARDNKKTRIIPRHLQLAIRNDEELNKLLGGVTIAQGGVLPNIQAVLLPKKSSATVGPKAPAVGKKASQASQEY